From the Desulfovibrio sp. JY genome, one window contains:
- a CDS encoding transglutaminase encodes MPSLEQYLLTMEAVEEEHLTASGLAALQWDVAGTGTCGVVTAADGIPLPIPEIAASGDWLPAAGVSLTGLAALATTDGWRPAWGQSALPIPEIAGQASLARKAQATLTALFGLGLAGACGETALPAIAAYGLDGASARTGSGATTLPVLAVHAYLCGLDSPVTSQAGSAAVVALLCRNDPELAAVAASLADASVGWDALAGAMLAAVARRITYAADGDDDTDIWNCALGTYFRGCGDCEDGAILLHALLLAAGAPADRLVTAFGRVGIDREGHSWVGYRRVSDGRWVALDWTCGAAQGAVAGLPVLGVSAYYAVVDYALTAGSFFTVRQDAAVFFARAMADAVALPAAVLDASGALGGQASLHVPSGWARCQGRAGAGGSCRIPHPTASGSAGSVLAAMTFPDAILEAACGGRARLVPQVPEIAAQAGGGATAAMRLGRTRSTGAAKAGVLVAGHVTMPLWRNLGRGEAGRVARALCLLPRPRCAADGTPGSLAPGGLSLPVPDASAEGREIAIVQAMLQAAALGARGLARPGNAALVTCPCDAAVGEEW; translated from the coding sequence ATGCCCTCTCTTGAACAGTACCTGCTGACCATGGAGGCCGTGGAGGAAGAACACCTCACCGCCTCGGGACTGGCCGCCCTTCAGTGGGATGTTGCGGGGACCGGCACCTGCGGCGTGGTCACCGCCGCCGACGGCATCCCCCTGCCGATCCCGGAAATCGCCGCCTCGGGCGACTGGCTGCCGGCCGCAGGAGTGTCCCTGACCGGACTGGCCGCCCTGGCGACGACCGACGGCTGGCGTCCGGCCTGGGGGCAAAGTGCCCTGCCGATCCCGGAAATCGCCGGACAAGCCAGCCTGGCCCGCAAGGCCCAGGCGACGCTCACCGCCCTTTTCGGCCTGGGCCTTGCCGGAGCCTGCGGGGAGACAGCGCTTCCGGCCATAGCCGCCTACGGCCTGGACGGCGCTTCCGCGCGCACGGGTTCCGGCGCGACGACACTGCCGGTCCTCGCCGTCCACGCCTACCTGTGCGGCCTGGACAGCCCCGTGACCAGCCAGGCCGGGTCCGCCGCCGTGGTCGCCCTGCTCTGCCGAAACGATCCCGAACTGGCCGCCGTGGCCGCGTCGCTGGCGGATGCGTCGGTGGGCTGGGACGCCCTGGCCGGGGCCATGCTCGCGGCCGTGGCCCGGCGCATCACCTACGCGGCCGATGGCGACGACGACACGGATATCTGGAACTGCGCCCTGGGCACCTACTTCCGGGGCTGCGGCGACTGCGAGGACGGGGCCATCCTGCTCCATGCCCTGCTGCTGGCCGCCGGCGCACCGGCCGACCGGCTGGTCACGGCCTTCGGCCGGGTGGGCATCGACCGCGAGGGGCACAGCTGGGTGGGCTACCGCCGGGTGTCCGACGGCCGCTGGGTGGCCCTCGACTGGACCTGCGGCGCGGCCCAGGGCGCGGTCGCCGGCCTGCCCGTGCTTGGCGTGTCGGCCTACTACGCCGTGGTGGACTACGCCTTGACGGCCGGCTCCTTTTTCACGGTGCGCCAGGACGCGGCGGTCTTTTTCGCCCGGGCCATGGCCGACGCGGTGGCGCTTCCGGCCGCCGTCCTGGACGCTTCGGGCGCGCTTGGCGGCCAGGCGTCCCTTCACGTCCCGTCCGGCTGGGCACGTTGCCAGGGACGCGCGGGCGCAGGCGGTTCCTGCCGCATCCCGCATCCAACCGCATCCGGCTCGGCCGGTTCGGTCCTGGCCGCCATGACCTTCCCGGACGCCATCCTTGAAGCGGCTTGCGGCGGCAGGGCCCGTCTTGTCCCGCAGGTTCCCGAAATTGCCGCCCAGGCGGGCGGCGGCGCGACGGCGGCCATGCGTCTTGGCCGGACACGAAGCACGGGTGCGGCCAAGGCGGGCGTGCTGGTCGCGGGGCATGTCACCATGCCCCTGTGGCGCAACCTGGGCCGTGGCGAGGCGGGACGCGTCGCCAGGGCTCTTTGCCTGCTGCCCCGGCCGCGCTGCGCCGCCGACGGCACGCCCGGTTCCCTGGCCCCGGGCGGATTGTCCCTGCCCGTGCCGGACGCTTCGGCCGAGGGCCGGGAAATCGCCATCGTGCAGGCCATGCTCCAGGCGGCGGCCCTTGGCGCGCGCGGCCTGGCCAGGCCCGGCAACGCAGCCCTTGTTACCTGTCCCTGTGACGCCGCCGTCGGCGAGGAGTGGTGA